GCCGGGCGCCCCTGTCTGGTGCACGCCCGCCCGGCGCCGGGGGTTCCCGAAGGGCAGCGACTCCACCCGTGCGAGCGACCCCGGAACTCCGAACCCCCACGTGGCTGCTCGTCCACGCGTCGCCCACAGCGTGCCATCCGGGACCGGCCGGTGCACCGCCCGTGCACCCGAACGGCCCCCTGGCGAAGGGGGGTGGCTGATACGACCGGAACAATCCGCAGGCCGCACCACCCGTCCGACGGCGCGCAGAACGCGCCCCCGGCGCGCGCGCCCCTGCCACGCGCCTGCGGAACGGCCGTACCGCTCCGGCACAATGAGGCCCATGCGAGCAGTGGTACAGCGGGTCGCCGAGGCGGCCGTGACGGTGGACGGCGAGACGGTCGGCGCGATCGAGGGCCCCGGGCTCTGCGTACTGGTCGGGGTGACCCACGAGGACACCCCGGAGAAGGCGGCCCAACTCGCCCGCAAGCTCTGGTCGGTACGGCTCTTCGACGGCGGCACCCCCGACGATCGAAGCGGCGAGCTGTCCTGCTCGGACCTGAACGCCCCGCTGCTGGTGATCAGTCAGTTCACGCTCTACGGCGACGCCCGCAAGGGCCGCCGCCCCACCTGGAACGCCGCCGCCCCCGGCCCGCTGGCCGAGCCGCTGGTGGACGCCGTGGTGGCCGAACTCCGGGCGCTCGGCGCCAAGGTGGAGACCGGCCGGTTCGGCGCCGACATGAAGGTGTCGCTGGTCAACGACGGCCCGTTCACCGTCCTGCTGGAGCTCTAGGTCAGGCGGGGACGATGACGTCCTGGCTGCCCGGCACGCCGTCGGCCAGCAGCACCTCGTCCACCGGCGTGTTCCGCTTCACCAGGGCCAGCGCGATCGGTCCCAGCTCGTGGTGCCGGGCCGAGGAGGTCACGAAGCCCACCGGGCGGTCCTGGCCCGGCCGGAGCACCTCGGCGCCGTGCGCCGGGAGCTTCTCCTCCATGCCGTCCAGGTTGAGCAGCACCAGCCGGCGCGGCGGCTTCCCCAGGTTGTGCACCCGGGCCACCGTCTCCTGGCCCCGGTAGCAGCCCTTCTGCAGGTGCACGGCGGTGGACAGCCAGTCCACCTCGTGCGGGATGGTCCGGTGGTCGGTCTCGAAGCCCAGCCGGGGCCGGTGCCCCTCGATCCGCAGCGCCTCGTACGCCCACATCCCGGCCGCCGGGCCGTAGCCCGCGGTCAGCCCGGCCAGCTCCGCGCGCGGCACGAACAGGTCCCGCCCGTACGGGAGTTCACGGACCGCGGCGGCGCCCTCGGCGGAGACCTCGGAACCGGCCGGCAGGTACACCACGGCGTAGTCGGCGGTCGCGTCGGCGACCTCCACCCGGTAGAAGAACTTCATGCTCTCCAGGTACGCGATCAGCGCCGCCTGGGTACCCGGCTCGACGTGCGCCCAGGTGGTCTCGCCGTCGTCCACCAGGTAGAGCGCGTGCTCGACGTGCCCGTTCGGGGAGAGCACCAGCGCGTCGGTGGCCTGCTGCGGCGGCAGCGCGCTGACGTGCTGGGTGAGCAGCAGGTGCAGCCAGGACAGCCGGTCAGCGCCGGTGACGGTCAGCACACCCCGGTGCGAGAGGTCCACGAAGCCGCGCCCGGCGGCCAGTTCGCGCTGCTCGGGGAAGAGACCGCCGTAGTGCGCGGCCACCCCTTCGTCGGCTCCTTCGGCGGGGACGGCACCGGGCAGGGCAAGCAACGGACTCTTCATGACCGCAAGCTTACGACTGCTCCCCCGCGAGCTTCGCGGTGCAGTCGGCGCAGCGGCCGAAGATGGCGAAGTGCTTGAGGTCGGTGTCGAAGCCGTGCTCCGCGCGCAGGCTGTCGATCAGCGGCGCGGCGATCGCGGTGTCGGTCTCGGTGACGCTCTCGCAGTCCCGGCAGACCAGGTGCAGATGGGTGTGCCGCCCGGCCAGGTGGTAGGTCGGGGCGCCGTGGCCCAGGTGCGCGTGCGAGACCAGCCCGAGCTCCTCCAGCAGCTCCAGGGTCCGGTACACGGTGGAGATGTTCACCCCGCTGGCGGTCTTCCTGACCTCGTGCAGCAGCTCGTCCGGGGTGGCGTGGTCCAGCGCGTCCACGGCCTCCAGCACCAGCTGGCGCTGCGGGGTGAGCCGGTACCCGCGCTCGCGCAGGTCGGCCTTCCAGTCGGAGGGGGTCTCGGTGTCAGCCACGGTGCGCCTGCCCTGCTCTAGGTCGTGCGACAAGTGTAGGGACCGACCCGCGGGCCGGCCCCTACGTTGCACCACTGGCTCAGCGGAAGAAGGCGATGCCGTCGTCCGGCAGGTCCGCGATGTCCTGGATCAGCCTCGCCGGGTTCAGCACCTTCTTGAGCTGCGCCGACATGTACGGCCGCAGCGGCACCTCGGGGGCGGACTTCTCGCCGACCCAGAGCAGCTCCTCGGCGACCATGCCGTACAGCCGCTTGCCACCGCTGTACGGGGCCGCGCCCTCGATCCGGGCGACCGCGTCGGTGGCCAGGTCGATCTGCGGCTTGCCGTCGTGCAGCTTGCCGTACCAGATCTCCACGGTGCCGTCGTCGCGGACCGAGGAGACCTCGATCTCGCGCTCGCCGCTGGTGCCGTGCTGGTTGCTGGTGATCCGCCAGAACGAGTGCTCGGTCTCCAGCGGGCGGACCTTCTCACCCTCGTTGTCCAGCACCCAGGTGCGGGAGCGGAACTCCAGGAACGGGCGGCTGTCGTGCCGGAACACGATCTCCTGGCCGAAGTTGCACTTCTCGGTGCCCGGGAAGTCGTAGACGCCCGCGCCCTCCCAGGTGCCGAGGAGGAAGGCCAGCGGGACGACGTCCTTGTGGAGGTCAGAAGGGATCTCGATCATGTTCCTGGTCGCTGTCGTCGGTGGGGGACTGCGTCAACCGTACGGCAGTCGGGGTCAGCGCTGACCCTGGTAGAGCTTCATGACGGCGAAGATGGCGAACCAGGTGACCAGCACGGCCACCAGGACGAGCAGACCAGTGAAGACGATTTCCAGACCGGACACGGGGCGCTCCCATTGCGGCGTTGCGGTACAGAGCAGGACTGGCTGAGTCTATCGGCCCGGTATGCGCCGGTCTCGGTGAGCCCCACCACGTCCTCTATAGGGTGTCACTATGCCGAAGAAGCTGGTCATCAAGGTCACCGCCGGAGCCGACGCGCCGGAGCGCTGCTCGCAGGCCTTCACGGTGGCCGCCGTCGCGGTCGCCAGCGGGGTCGAGGTCTCGCTCTGGCTGACCGGCGAGTCGACCTGGTTCGCGCTGCCCGGGCGCGCCGCCGAGTTCGAGCTGCCGCACGCCGCGCCGCTGCCGGACCTGCTGGAGGCGGTGCTGGCGGCCGGGCAGGTCACCGTCTGCACCCAGTGCGCG
This genomic interval from Kitasatospora gansuensis contains the following:
- the dtd gene encoding D-aminoacyl-tRNA deacylase, which translates into the protein MRAVVQRVAEAAVTVDGETVGAIEGPGLCVLVGVTHEDTPEKAAQLARKLWSVRLFDGGTPDDRSGELSCSDLNAPLLVISQFTLYGDARKGRRPTWNAAAPGPLAEPLVDAVVAELRALGAKVETGRFGADMKVSLVNDGPFTVLLEL
- the ygfZ gene encoding CAF17-like 4Fe-4S cluster assembly/insertion protein YgfZ gives rise to the protein MKSPLLALPGAVPAEGADEGVAAHYGGLFPEQRELAAGRGFVDLSHRGVLTVTGADRLSWLHLLLTQHVSALPPQQATDALVLSPNGHVEHALYLVDDGETTWAHVEPGTQAALIAYLESMKFFYRVEVADATADYAVVYLPAGSEVSAEGAAAVRELPYGRDLFVPRAELAGLTAGYGPAAGMWAYEALRIEGHRPRLGFETDHRTIPHEVDWLSTAVHLQKGCYRGQETVARVHNLGKPPRRLVLLNLDGMEEKLPAHGAEVLRPGQDRPVGFVTSSARHHELGPIALALVKRNTPVDEVLLADGVPGSQDVIVPA
- a CDS encoding Fur family transcriptional regulator, coding for MADTETPSDWKADLRERGYRLTPQRQLVLEAVDALDHATPDELLHEVRKTASGVNISTVYRTLELLEELGLVSHAHLGHGAPTYHLAGRHTHLHLVCRDCESVTETDTAIAAPLIDSLRAEHGFDTDLKHFAIFGRCADCTAKLAGEQS
- a CDS encoding FABP family protein, whose translation is MIEIPSDLHKDVVPLAFLLGTWEGAGVYDFPGTEKCNFGQEIVFRHDSRPFLEFRSRTWVLDNEGEKVRPLETEHSFWRITSNQHGTSGEREIEVSSVRDDGTVEIWYGKLHDGKPQIDLATDAVARIEGAAPYSGGKRLYGMVAEELLWVGEKSAPEVPLRPYMSAQLKKVLNPARLIQDIADLPDDGIAFFR
- a CDS encoding DsrE family protein — translated: MPKKLVIKVTAGADAPERCSQAFTVAAVAVASGVEVSLWLTGESTWFALPGRAAEFELPHAAPLPDLLEAVLAAGQVTVCTQCAVRRGIEEKDLIEGARIAGAQLFVQEIMAEDVQALVY